TCAAATATAATACTTTCTAAGAGAGGTTATAATGAAATTCAAAATCTTGACTCAAACACGAAAAGACTCCTACTACTACACCACACAACAAATAGTATAACCTTTCATTTTGTAAAACTAAACATATGGAAATTACAACTCCAATAAAATGAaccttctaaaaaaaataaaaaacaaaaaaaaattgacatcaTGTATAATTCAAAACCAAGTTGAACCCTATTATTTTTCCATGTTTCATAAAAGAAGGAAATGAATGCGACATGTCGTTGACTTATAACCTAATCGAAGAATCTTTAATTTGAAAGACACTTGCAATAAATCCAAGTGAGAATAAGTCATTTTTTGCCATAAAGAAAACAAACTCAGCGCTACACACTTTAATGAGAGATTATAGAAAATCCCCAAAAGGAAAGCTGCCATTCCTTttctcatataaatatataaaatagaaCTTTATAGAGTTTTGAGCCTTAATAATACTGTAATGATTTTCTTTATTGTAGAATCTCAAGAATAATACTAGGatcacaaaattaaaaattctttGAAATTAGAAACATTACAGATACCCAAATTgcaaaatatttgatttaaacaaagaaaaaaaaaaggtagaaAACGATTTATAAGGATTAATTTAGTTGGTATTGGCACTTTTAGTTGAGTTGAGACATAGAGGGGTTAACTTTAACCAAAGTCTATGCAAATACGGCGCCGTTTAAAGCCCCAATGAGCAACGAAGCCTTATTTCCGTAGACTTTAGTCGGCCTTTTTAAAACTCCAAACgacacttttttttcttttcctttttttttcttttcctttttaacAATATAAAAAGTCAGTCAACGATCGTTATCACGGCTTGGAGACAGAAGCGGCATCTTTACCGGAACCGTCAGTCACGCCGTTACCCATCGTGGCTGACTGGACGGTCAACACGGACATGCTGGGTGAGGAAGGTCCCTCACCGTTCGATGGCATCTGGGGATTGTTCATCATGGGGTTCCTAGTGTGACACGTGGCAGTAGATATAGCCGTAGCTAACGAAATCGGCATGAGACAGAGTCCTTTGCCTTGGAGATATTGCATAGCTGACCCCATATCTTCCTCCATGAGTTTCGCCACTTGGTGCTCCGTCACCGTCATGGTATCGTTTGAAGACGACGCCGTTTGGTTGCCGTTAGTTGCGTTTCTACCTAAGCCGCCGCCGTTACCGTTGGCCTGGATACAGTCACCACCTccctaataaaaaataaagtaaaaattagatataattttcttttttcttctcaagAAAGGAGAAAGAATAGCATGAAAAAGCCAATGagaaaaaaacaaaatcaaaataaattaattaattgaaaaaaaaaacataaaaataattaaagtggAATCTGCAAAAGGTGAGGCGCGCGTGCTACTTTTGATATTTTGTCGTTTTCTTACGATTGAAAGTTCTTGATTTGTTCAGTTGAGTAGGTGAAATgagttgttataaaaaaaaaaagaaatattttgtttataatgaaaaaaattgataatttttggattaatattcttaattaaaatttggtTTAGTGATAATACCTCAGAGGACATATCAGCTACAAGAGGAGCTACAGCAGCTGCACCGCCCAACCTACTCATACTCAGAACCTGTCCAAGCCAAAcccaacaaaattaattaattaaaatcgtATTAATATAAGATAATAAAGAATCatatcttttaattaattttgtaaatatattttaaagctaacaataaattaatattgaatttttacCTTGACTTGGAGTTGGAGGAATTTTACATAATCGATGATCTCATCCAACATTGAAGCCTTATCTGTCTGCCATTAATACCAAACATAGATAGGGAAACAAAAATCCACATCAAATTTCACTACAACAGAATTATTTCAATAAAAACAAgtttatccttttttttttttttgctaaatagGACTATGTTAGTAcgattaacaaaaataaatttttttgagggtcaaaattataaaaattcacACCTTTGGCTTAAgcaccaaaaaaataaaagacaaaacataTTATCCACTCGTATCACAACACGTGTCAGTGATGACGCCATTCGGTCGTCATTATTCCGATGGTTTAACCCGGTGAAGGTTAAATTCGAAATGACCAAATTGACCCTGTTTTGTTATGGGAATTATTATCCTGACAACTGTTTTACTGAGAGAGGGAGATCTCAGTTCAGAAACTGAGTGAACTTTCATTATtatggttattttttttataagaaaattatataatttaattaaattaaagaaatttTCGAGTACCTTGTTGGCGTTGGGAACTAGCTCTTGTAGAGCTTTCATTCTCTCTGCAATTCTTTCTCTCCGTAACTGCAACAAacgacccaaaaaaaaaaacaaacaaagtaaCCCCACGAACGGATTATCAGAATCAACCAACAGCGAATTATAATGATAATGTTTCTGTTTGGCagaattaaaatttaagttaaaCAAACACGAATATTCTCATTACACCCACTTTCCCcaccgaaaaataaaaaagaataagatGGGTCATTTTTCTAAGACGTACTCTTTCGGCGATACTATGTGGGTCGGTGGCTTGACCTCTTCGAGCCCTGactcttggtctaggttgggccgCGGCTGCCCCAGACGAACCACTTGGCGCTGGAGTCTGGCTCATGGTTCCCCCTTGTGCTCCAAAGTTCTGAGactgtaaaaattaaaagaatgatTTAATAATTGTCGTTTAGATGTAAAACGACAATAGTAAGTTTTTGAGTGAAATTAACCTGAGGATGGTGAAACTGATTCGGAGCTTGACCGGACCCGGGTAAAGATCCAGTGAACCCATTGAATAGAGCTTGAACTGAACCATCTCCACCCTGCGAAATGAACCATAGAGTTGTAATTATTTACAGTTATTGCCATCGCcaaaaaaagttacttttactTACTGGATTCGGAGATTTAAACGAGGAACCGTCAACGACGTCGTTTTGAGATCGGTCAAAGTCACCGTTACCGAGAGACAAAGGCATCGGAATAAGACCGGATTCTCCGGCACCGGAACCAGCTGAACCGGGAAGACCCCTAGACATCATCAGCTGCTGCTGGAGCATCATAGCCGTGGCGGCTGCTACGGCCGATTTGGAAGCGCCGGTTCCGGTGCTGATCTGGTGGTTACGAAACTTTGAGGTTAAGTTAACGGATTCTTCGTAGTTAGGAAAGGCGACATTCTCGTGTCCAGACGGTTCCGTTTCGGCAGTTAAATCTCTACATGGCTTGTTGGAGGAGGAGCCGTTGATGGGAAGAGTTGTAGAAGTATGATCCCATGGGGATTTGCCGGAGTTGTTTGGGCCGAGGTCGGCCCATGAACAAGATGGTTGGCCCAAAGTAGAAAGCATTTGCTCGAGAAAGTCGTCGTGGGTCGACCCGGATTCGAAGTGACCGGAGCCATGAATCTGAGAACCCTGTTGTCCTCCTCCTTGAAGTTCTTGTAGTGAGATTTGGGAAGATGATGAGTTTAAGAGAGAATTAAGTCCTTGCATTTCTCTGCTACAAGGCTGCATCGAAAAGATTAGTTACTGAATTTTGAATAGAGCAGTAGTAGTCTTTAAAAGGGGGGATAAAAGGTTACTTT
This Cannabis sativa cultivar Pink pepper isolate KNU-18-1 chromosome 6, ASM2916894v1, whole genome shotgun sequence DNA region includes the following protein-coding sequences:
- the LOC115725359 gene encoding bHLH transcription factor RHL1, encoding MQPCSREMQGLNSLLNSSSSQISLQELQGGGQQGSQIHGSGHFESGSTHDDFLEQMLSTLGQPSCSWADLGPNNSGKSPWDHTSTTLPINGSSSNKPCRDLTAETEPSGHENVAFPNYEESVNLTSKFRNHQISTGTGASKSAVAAATAMMLQQQLMMSRGLPGSAGSGAGESGLIPMPLSLGNGDFDRSQNDVVDGSSFKSPNPGGDGSVQALFNGFTGSLPGSGQAPNQFHHPQSQNFGAQGGTMSQTPAPSGSSGAAAAQPRPRVRARRGQATDPHSIAERLRRERIAERMKALQELVPNANKTDKASMLDEIIDYVKFLQLQVKVLSMSRLGGAAAVAPLVADMSSEGGGDCIQANGNGGGLGRNATNGNQTASSSNDTMTVTEHQVAKLMEEDMGSAMQYLQGKGLCLMPISLATAISTATCHTRNPMMNNPQMPSNGEGPSSPSMSVLTVQSATMGNGVTDGSGKDAASVSKP